Within Deinococcus actinosclerus, the genomic segment GCCCAGCCACGCGCCCAGCGTGAGCAGGCCCGCCAGCCACAGCCCGGTCAGGCCCAGTCGGCTCAGGCACAGTCGGCTCAGGCACAGGCGCCGCGCGGCCCGGTCACGCCGCCTCATCCGGTCACCCGCCCCGTGGTGCGCGGTCGTCGCGTAGCCTGAATCCCGGCGGGCGCGGCGGCGTACACATTGGCCGGCCTCCGGCTCATGCGTCCGGCCGCACGCAGTCGAGGATCAGGCTGGTGAAGCCCGGCCCGCCTGTCCCGGCGCGCCACGCGGCGTTGCGGTGGTCCAGCGCTCGGCTGCGGTACACCGGGCCGTCCTCCACGCGCCAGGCCTGCTGGTGGAACTGGCCCGCCGCGTCCCACCACTCCAGGGGCCGCACGTCGAAACCCGCCTGCGTGAACACCGGCACGAAGGTCTCCAGGGTGTACACGACCTGATGGTCGTGCGCGGGGCCGGGGCCGCCGACCGCGACGAGCGCCTGATACGCGGGGTCCGGGTGATGGCCGTCGGGCACGGCGACCCGCAGGCGTCCCCCGGGCGTCAGGTAGGCGAAGACCAGTCGCGCGGCCGCCTCGCCCTGGGGAACGCTCAGGTGCTCCCAGACGTGCTCGCACAGGAAGGTGTCTGCCCGCGCCGCGCCGAAGTGGGCCGCGAACGTGCCGGGGTCCAGCAGGTCGAGGTCCGCCTGCTGGGTGGGGGTCCAGCCGTCCCACTGCTGCTCGCCCGCGCCGATCATCACGCGCGTCCGGCGGCCCGCCGTCAGGTTTCCCGTCACAGGCCCAGGTCCTGACGCTGCGCGCGGGTCAGGCCCTCCACGACGAGCGCGTGACTGCCCGCGATCAGCTCACGGATCAGCTCCGGCGGCACGCGGCCGTCGAGTGTCACGGTCACCCAGTGCCGTTTGTTCAGGTGGTACCCGGGCGTGATGGCCGCGTGGGCGGCGCGCAGCTCCTCGCCCCGTTCGGGCCGCACCTTCAGCGACACGCTGACGGGATCGGCCTGCACGTCGGTCAGGGCGTACATCTTCCCGGCCCCGGCGGGGCCGACCTTGAACACCAGGGTCGTCGCGGCGAACGGGAACGTCTCGCGCGAGTGCGGCAGCTCGGCGCACAGGGCGCGCAGATCGGCGATGGACTGCATGCCTCCAGGGTACGCTTCAGCGGTCCTCCGGGTCGCCCAGCCCCTCGGCGTTCGCCAGGGATTCGTTCGTCTCGGCGCGGCTGGCGTCCCCGCCGCCGACCAGGGTGGTGACCTCCTGCGCGTTCAGGCCGTCCGTGCTGGGCGTGGGAACGGGCGGGGCGTCCGGGAGGGTGTCCGGCAGGGGGCCCGGCCCGGCGTGGGTGTCCGGCGTGGTGGGCGGCGTGTGGGGGGCCAGGGTGGGGTTCAGGGGCAGGCGCTCGTCGCGGTCGGTCATGCCCCAGCGTGACGCGGCCCGGTCGGGGGCGGCTGATGATTTCCTCAAGAAGCCGTGATGAACTGCGCGGCATGCGCCGCTTCGCGTTCCTGCTGCCGCT encodes:
- a CDS encoding methyltransferase domain-containing protein, with product MTGNLTAGRRTRVMIGAGEQQWDGWTPTQQADLDLLDPGTFAAHFGAARADTFLCEHVWEHLSVPQGEAAARLVFAYLTPGGRLRVAVPDGHHPDPAYQALVAVGGPGPAHDHQVVYTLETFVPVFTQAGFDVRPLEWWDAAGQFHQQAWRVEDGPVYRSRALDHRNAAWRAGTGGPGFTSLILDCVRPDA
- a CDS encoding MmcQ/YjbR family DNA-binding protein, which gives rise to MQSIADLRALCAELPHSRETFPFAATTLVFKVGPAGAGKMYALTDVQADPVSVSLKVRPERGEELRAAHAAITPGYHLNKRHWVTVTLDGRVPPELIRELIAGSHALVVEGLTRAQRQDLGL